Proteins encoded within one genomic window of Sphingobacterium sp. lm-10:
- a CDS encoding phage holin family protein: protein MHFILSLLLTGLIIAGASYIIPGVSVAGFGWAIITGLVIGLVNGIVGGILRLFTFPLNWLTFGLVSFIITVLMIMLSSTIMGNKFQVDGFWSAFFFAIAVAVMEMILGAMVAPKSQ from the coding sequence ATGCATTTTATACTTTCTTTACTTCTTACGGGGCTTATCATAGCAGGAGCATCGTATATTATCCCGGGCGTTTCAGTAGCCGGATTTGGTTGGGCTATTATCACAGGGCTGGTCATTGGCTTGGTAAACGGTATTGTGGGTGGTATTTTGAGACTATTCACTTTCCCTTTGAACTGGCTTACATTTGGCCTGGTTTCATTTATCATTACCGTCTTAATGATAATGTTAAGCAGTACTATCATGGGCAATAAATTTCAGGTAGATGGTTTCTGGTCTGCTTTCTTTTTTGCTATTGCTGTAGCTGTTATGGAAATGATTTTAGGCGCTATGGTCGCGCCTAAGAGCCAGTAG